From the Flavobacterium galactosidilyticum genome, one window contains:
- a CDS encoding TolC family protein: MINTKILFRSLILLFFFVVKISAQEVLTLENAVKVALENNYEIKIASNNSLISKTNVTSGNAGMLPKATATITDSNGIQNLSQTRADGTVNELDNGKSSNLNYGIGLDWTIFDGFKMFAKRDQLKELQKLGEAQLKMTIITKISDVSATYFDLVQQQQQLAALDTTIVISNQRLNLAQNRFSIGKASKLEVLNAQVDLNTDKVALLRQKELYANTKIILNQILARDVKTDFTVIDNITVDSQLLLPELTALAEKQNPQLEAQIINRKVAELQLKQIKGTRYPTVKLNTGYNFSESRSSLGFTTQSSARGLNYGFNASLNLFDGFAQNRNEQIAKIQIDNSKLAFDQQNELLYSQLATSYQTYLTNLELINLEEKNEAIANQNLNITLDKFKIGTITTLEFRTAQLNYVNAKVRYSNAQFQAKLSEIALKELAGTITF; the protein is encoded by the coding sequence ATGATAAATACCAAAATACTGTTTCGAAGTTTAATTCTATTATTCTTTTTTGTAGTAAAAATAAGCGCGCAAGAAGTTCTTACATTAGAAAATGCAGTAAAAGTTGCATTAGAAAATAATTATGAAATAAAAATTGCTTCTAATAATTCCCTAATTAGCAAGACAAATGTAACGAGTGGAAATGCAGGAATGCTCCCAAAAGCTACAGCTACAATTACAGATAGTAACGGTATTCAAAACCTATCGCAAACGCGAGCTGACGGAACTGTTAATGAACTTGATAACGGAAAAAGCAGCAATTTGAATTATGGTATTGGTTTAGATTGGACCATTTTTGACGGTTTCAAAATGTTTGCTAAACGAGATCAATTAAAAGAGTTGCAGAAATTAGGAGAAGCGCAGCTTAAAATGACAATAATTACAAAAATTAGTGATGTAAGTGCTACTTATTTTGATTTAGTACAACAGCAACAGCAATTAGCAGCACTGGACACCACAATCGTAATTTCAAATCAGCGTTTGAATTTAGCACAAAACCGTTTTTCGATAGGGAAAGCATCTAAATTAGAAGTTTTAAACGCACAAGTAGACTTAAACACTGATAAAGTTGCACTGTTGAGACAGAAGGAATTGTATGCTAACACTAAGATTATATTAAATCAAATTTTAGCTAGAGATGTAAAAACTGATTTCACTGTAATAGATAATATCACTGTTGATAGCCAATTATTACTTCCGGAATTAACGGCTTTAGCTGAAAAACAAAATCCGCAATTAGAAGCCCAAATTATAAACAGAAAAGTTGCAGAATTACAATTAAAACAAATAAAAGGAACAAGATATCCTACAGTTAAATTAAACACAGGATACAATTTTTCAGAAAGTAGATCAAGTCTTGGTTTTACAACTCAATCATCAGCCAGAGGTTTAAATTATGGTTTTAATGCTTCTCTAAATTTATTTGATGGTTTTGCACAAAATAGAAATGAGCAAATAGCTAAAATTCAAATTGACAATTCTAAGTTGGCATTTGATCAGCAAAACGAACTATTATATTCTCAATTAGCGACATCGTACCAAACCTATTTAACTAATTTAGAACTGATTAATTTAGAAGAAAAAAACGAGGCAATTGCAAATCAAAATTTGAATATCACTTTAGACAAATTTAAAATTGGAACGATAACAACTTTAGAATTCAGAACAGCACAATTAAATTATGTAAATGCAAAAGTGCGTTATAGTAATGCTCAATTTCAAGCTAAATTATCGGAAATTGCTTTAAAGGAACTTGCTGGAACTATTACATTTTAA
- the pheT gene encoding phenylalanine--tRNA ligase subunit beta produces the protein MKISYNWLKQFIKIDSNSEETAALLTDLGLEVEIVDKYQSVKGGLEGIVVGHVLTCIQHPDADRLKITTVDLGTGIPVQIVCGASNVAAGQKVPVATIGTVLYDKEGVAFTIKKGKIRGQESHGMICAEDELGLGEGHDGIMVLDDELVPGTLAATVFKIENDEVFEIGLTPNRADAMSHLGTARDLRAGMIQNGTNVELITPSVSNFRVDKRTLKIDIDVKEPKLAPRYCGVTISGIEVKASPAWLQNRLKAIGLSPKNNIVDVTNYVLHELGQPLHAFDASKINGKIIVQTLPTGTKFVTLDDVERTLHEEDLMICDEKGPLCIAGVFGGKKSGVSENTSSIFLESAYFNPVTIRKSAKRHQLNTDASFRFERGIDPTITEYALKRAALLIQEVAGGEITSDLINVYPKKIEDFSVFLNFSKAAKIIGEELPKDTIKKILVSLDIKVNSVSDAGLGLTIPAYRVDVQREIDVIEEILRVYGYNNIKFSKKVNATVSNSPRNEDYKVQNVIATQLNSQGFNEMMANSLTTATYVELSEELNPSHNVTMLNPLSADLATMRQSLLFSGLEVVSYNINRKNADLKLFEFGKTYHNYLAGYEEIKHLSLFLTGSRNQESWTGAQKPSDFFLFKGYVTGILSRLGITKTQNVPSTSDVFSEGIAIAIGNDTLVELGVVKKSILKHFGIKQEVFYADFNWALILKLIATKIKYTEIPKYPEVRRDLALLIDQNVSYESIYNIAKQTEKALLKDINLFDVYEGQNLPEGKKSYALRFTIQDNSKTLTDTQIDKIMSKLQNNFETELGASLR, from the coding sequence ATGAAAATATCTTACAACTGGTTAAAGCAGTTCATTAAAATAGACTCGAATTCCGAAGAAACAGCGGCTTTACTAACCGATTTAGGTCTTGAAGTAGAAATTGTTGATAAATACCAATCGGTAAAAGGCGGATTAGAAGGCATCGTTGTAGGACACGTACTTACTTGTATTCAGCATCCGGATGCTGATCGATTGAAAATAACTACAGTCGATTTAGGAACTGGTATTCCCGTACAAATTGTATGTGGTGCAAGCAATGTTGCTGCAGGACAAAAAGTACCTGTTGCGACTATTGGAACTGTATTATACGACAAAGAAGGTGTTGCTTTTACAATCAAAAAAGGAAAAATACGAGGACAAGAAAGCCACGGAATGATTTGCGCTGAAGATGAATTAGGTCTTGGTGAAGGTCATGATGGTATTATGGTTCTTGATGACGAACTAGTACCGGGAACTCTTGCAGCTACTGTATTCAAAATTGAGAATGATGAAGTATTCGAAATTGGATTAACTCCCAATCGCGCTGATGCGATGAGTCATTTAGGGACAGCTCGTGATTTGAGAGCAGGTATGATCCAAAATGGTACAAACGTTGAACTGATAACTCCTTCAGTAAGTAATTTTAGAGTTGATAAAAGAACTTTAAAAATTGATATTGACGTCAAAGAGCCTAAACTAGCTCCTAGATATTGCGGTGTAACTATTTCAGGAATCGAAGTTAAAGCTTCTCCAGCATGGTTACAAAATAGATTAAAAGCTATTGGATTAAGTCCAAAAAACAATATTGTCGATGTTACAAATTATGTGTTACATGAATTAGGACAGCCACTTCATGCTTTTGATGCATCAAAAATTAATGGCAAAATCATTGTGCAAACACTTCCGACGGGAACTAAGTTTGTTACTCTTGACGATGTTGAAAGAACATTGCATGAAGAAGATTTGATGATTTGTGACGAAAAAGGTCCCTTATGTATCGCTGGAGTTTTTGGTGGTAAAAAATCGGGAGTTTCTGAGAATACCAGTTCTATCTTCTTAGAAAGCGCGTACTTCAATCCAGTTACTATCCGTAAATCAGCTAAAAGACATCAGTTAAACACGGACGCATCTTTTAGATTTGAAAGAGGTATTGACCCAACTATTACGGAGTATGCTTTAAAACGTGCTGCTTTATTAATTCAAGAAGTTGCAGGTGGTGAAATCACATCAGATTTAATCAACGTTTATCCAAAGAAAATTGAGGATTTCTCAGTTTTTCTAAACTTTAGTAAAGCAGCTAAAATTATAGGTGAGGAATTACCAAAAGACACTATTAAGAAGATATTAGTTTCATTAGACATTAAAGTAAATAGTGTTTCTGACGCTGGTTTAGGATTAACAATTCCTGCTTACCGCGTTGACGTACAAAGAGAAATCGATGTGATTGAAGAAATATTGAGAGTCTATGGATACAACAATATTAAGTTTTCTAAAAAAGTAAACGCTACCGTTTCTAATTCACCACGAAACGAAGATTACAAAGTACAAAATGTAATTGCTACACAATTAAATTCACAAGGATTTAATGAAATGATGGCTAACTCATTGACTACAGCTACTTATGTTGAACTTTCAGAGGAATTAAATCCTTCGCATAATGTCACAATGCTTAATCCGTTGAGTGCTGATTTAGCAACGATGAGACAATCATTATTATTTTCAGGATTAGAAGTAGTTTCTTATAATATCAATCGAAAAAATGCCGATTTAAAATTATTTGAATTTGGGAAAACATACCATAACTATCTTGCTGGTTACGAAGAGATAAAACATTTAAGTTTATTTCTAACGGGTAGCAGAAATCAGGAAAGTTGGACTGGCGCTCAAAAGCCATCTGATTTTTTCTTATTCAAGGGCTATGTAACTGGAATACTTTCTAGATTAGGCATCACAAAAACTCAAAATGTACCATCAACTTCAGATGTATTCTCAGAAGGAATCGCGATTGCAATTGGTAATGATACATTGGTAGAGTTAGGAGTAGTAAAAAAATCAATATTAAAACATTTTGGAATCAAGCAAGAAGTTTTTTACGCTGATTTTAATTGGGCTTTAATTTTAAAATTAATTGCTACTAAAATAAAATATACAGAGATTCCTAAATATCCAGAAGTGCGAAGAGATTTAGCTTTGTTGATTGACCAAAATGTATCTTACGAGAGTATTTACAATATTGCTAAACAAACGGAAAAAGCACTTTTAAAAGACATTAATTTATTTGATGTTTACGAAGGACAAAATCTTCCGGAAGGTAAAAAATCATACGCATTGCGTTTCACTATTCAAGACAATTCAAAAACATTGACCGATACTCAAATTGATAAAATTATGAGTAAATTGCAAAATAATTTTGAAACAGAACTTGGTGCAAGTTTAAGATAA
- a CDS encoding fasciclin domain-containing protein, whose protein sequence is MNTRKFLSVAFIALVFGATSFAQKTKMVGGAAMYPTKNIIENAVNSKDHTTLVAAVKAAGLVETLQSKGPFTVFAPTNAAFDKLPKGTVETLLMPENMKMLQTILTYHVVAGKMNSTDVAKAIKMGKGKAIMKTVSGGTLTAWMKGKNLYITDENGNSAKVTIADVNQSNGVIHVIDAVVLPKS, encoded by the coding sequence ATGAACACTAGAAAATTTTTATCAGTTGCTTTTATAGCATTAGTATTTGGAGCTACATCATTTGCTCAAAAAACAAAAATGGTTGGTGGAGCAGCAATGTATCCAACTAAAAACATCATAGAAAACGCTGTAAACTCAAAAGATCATACTACGCTTGTTGCGGCTGTTAAAGCAGCAGGATTAGTAGAAACATTACAAAGTAAAGGACCATTCACCGTTTTTGCCCCAACAAACGCTGCATTTGATAAATTACCAAAGGGAACAGTTGAGACTTTATTGATGCCAGAAAATATGAAAATGTTACAAACAATCTTGACGTATCATGTTGTAGCAGGAAAAATGAATTCAACGGATGTAGCTAAAGCTATTAAAATGGGAAAGGGGAAAGCAATTATGAAAACAGTTAGTGGTGGAACTTTGACTGCTTGGATGAAAGGAAAAAATTTATACATTACGGATGAGAACGGAAATAGTGCTAAAGTAACTATTGCCGATGTAAACCAATCAAACGGCGTAATTCATGTAATTGACGCCGTAGTATTACCAAAAAGTTAG
- the rpsA gene encoding 30S ribosomal protein S1 yields MSEQVKSQEEFLANFNWHNFEEGIDAVDEKNLLEFEELVSKTFIATDQEEVVDGVVVRITDRDVIVDINAKSEGVISLNEFRYNPALKVGDTVEVLIDIREDKTGQLVLSHRKARTIKSWDRVISANETGEIVNGFVKCRTKGGMIVDVFGIEAFLPGSQIDVKPIRDYDVYVNKMMEFKVVKINHEFKNVVVSHKALIEADIEIQKKEIIGQLQKGQVLEGVVKNITSYGVFIDLGGVDGLIHITDLSWSRINHPSEVLELDQKLNVVILDFDDEKTRIQLGLKQLNAHPWDALDAKLAIGDKVKGKVVVIADYGAFIEVAEGVEGLIHVSEMSWSTHLRSAQDFVKVGDVVEAVILTLDRDDRKMSLGIKQLSQDPWTDITAKYPVGSKHTGIVRNFTNFGIFVELEEGIDGLIYISDLSWTKKIKHPSEFVNVGEKLDVVVLELDVDGRKLSLGHKQTTANPWDQYEDSFAVGTIHNGEISEIVDKGATVEFGDDIVAFIPTRHLEKEDGKKLKKGDSADFKVIEFNKEFKRVVASHTAIFREEEEKNVKTATENTSSNSSTNAPAATLGDNNDMLAALKAKMEKSEKK; encoded by the coding sequence ATGTCTGAACAAGTAAAATCACAAGAAGAGTTTTTAGCAAATTTTAACTGGCACAATTTCGAAGAAGGTATTGATGCAGTTGATGAGAAAAACTTATTAGAATTCGAAGAACTAGTTTCAAAAACTTTTATCGCTACTGATCAAGAAGAAGTGGTAGATGGAGTAGTTGTTAGAATTACAGATAGAGACGTTATCGTTGATATCAACGCAAAATCGGAAGGTGTTATTTCATTAAACGAATTCCGTTACAACCCAGCATTAAAAGTAGGTGATACTGTTGAAGTATTAATCGACATCCGTGAGGACAAAACTGGTCAATTAGTTTTATCTCACAGAAAAGCACGTACTATCAAATCATGGGATAGAGTTATTTCGGCTAACGAAACAGGAGAAATCGTTAATGGTTTTGTAAAATGCAGAACTAAAGGTGGTATGATCGTTGACGTTTTCGGAATTGAAGCGTTTTTACCAGGATCTCAAATTGATGTTAAACCAATTAGAGACTACGATGTATATGTAAACAAAATGATGGAATTTAAAGTTGTGAAAATCAACCACGAATTCAAAAATGTTGTTGTTTCGCATAAAGCGCTTATTGAAGCGGATATCGAAATCCAGAAAAAAGAAATTATCGGTCAATTACAAAAAGGTCAAGTATTAGAAGGTGTTGTTAAAAACATTACTTCTTACGGTGTCTTTATTGACTTAGGTGGAGTTGATGGATTGATTCACATTACTGACCTTTCTTGGTCTAGAATCAACCACCCATCTGAAGTTCTTGAATTAGATCAAAAATTAAACGTTGTAATCCTTGATTTCGATGATGAGAAAACAAGAATTCAATTAGGATTGAAACAATTAAACGCTCACCCTTGGGATGCTCTAGATGCTAAATTAGCAATTGGAGACAAAGTAAAAGGTAAAGTAGTTGTAATCGCTGATTACGGTGCATTTATCGAAGTTGCTGAAGGTGTTGAAGGTTTAATCCACGTTTCTGAAATGTCTTGGTCTACTCATTTACGTTCTGCTCAAGATTTCGTAAAAGTAGGTGATGTTGTTGAGGCTGTTATCTTAACTTTAGATAGAGATGACCGTAAAATGTCATTAGGTATCAAACAATTGTCTCAAGATCCTTGGACTGATATCACTGCTAAATACCCAGTAGGTTCTAAACATACAGGTATCGTTAGAAACTTTACAAACTTTGGTATTTTCGTAGAATTAGAAGAAGGAATTGATGGATTAATCTACATTTCTGATCTTTCTTGGACTAAGAAAATCAAACACCCATCTGAATTTGTAAATGTTGGTGAAAAACTTGACGTAGTAGTATTAGAGTTAGATGTTGATGGACGTAAATTATCTTTAGGTCACAAACAAACAACTGCTAATCCTTGGGATCAGTATGAAGATTCTTTCGCTGTAGGAACTATCCACAATGGTGAAATTTCTGAAATTGTTGACAAAGGAGCTACTGTAGAATTCGGAGATGATATCGTTGCTTTCATTCCTACTCGTCACCTTGAAAAAGAAGACGGAAAGAAATTGAAAAAAGGAGATTCTGCTGATTTTAAAGTAATTGAATTCAACAAAGAATTTAAAAGAGTAGTTGCATCTCACACAGCTATCTTCCGTGAAGAAGAAGAGAAAAATGTGAAAACTGCGACTGAAAACACTTCATCTAACTCATCTACAAATGCACCAGCTGCAACTTTAGGTGATAACAATGATATGTTAGCTGCATTGAAAGCTAAAATGGAAAAATCAGAGAAAAAATAA